Proteins from a genomic interval of Indicator indicator isolate 239-I01 chromosome 1, UM_Iind_1.1, whole genome shotgun sequence:
- the CCDC122 gene encoding coiled-coil domain-containing protein 122, with protein sequence MAKKISPSLIEVVKQVAEQQHSQASEFKKNKTVLCQLQAKVQELEKEMDSILVEVKTTEREIYLQDDAIELTKHHCENLEVQVRALYSEILKLRYDAETGQEEFEMTFARNNEYREKIRVHKHLFWEMESKMPAMIELAEKKAVVKELKRKKEELMRDLRNPEGSVMKQVQEEIALLKSEITTLKELINKKTDLLEEERKVHAKLKKEIEVQNKRYNAILKRLHCQLNKLHSNKRQWQWNIRQLEKKAAELRKCLGVVELQSSV encoded by the exons ATGGCCAAGAAAATTTCACCATCACTAATTGAAGTTGTAAAACAagttgcagagcagcagcattcaCAAGCatcagagtttaaaaaaaacaaaacagttctttGTCAATTGCAG GCAAAAGTTCAGGAACtagaaaaggaaatggattCTATTCTGGTAGAAGTTAAgacaacagaaagggaaatATATCTGCAAGATGATGCCATAGAACTGACAAAACATCACTGTGAAAATCTGGAGGTGCAAGTCAGAGCCCTATATTCTGAAATTTTAAAGCTGAGGTATGATGCAGAAACAGGTCAAGAAGAGTTTGAGATGACATTTGCAAGAAATAATGAGTATCGGGAGAAAATAAGGGTTCATAAACATCTCTTTTGGGAGATGGAAAGTAAAATGCCAGCTATGATCGAGCTTGCTGAAAAGAAAGCTGTTGTTAAGGaattaaagagaaagaaagaggagttaATGCGTGATCTCCGGAATCCAGAGGGATCAGTTATGAAACAAGTGCAG GAAGAAATTGcacttttaaaaagtgaaatcaCCACACTGAAAGAGCTCATCAATAAAAAAACAGATTTactggaagaagagagaaaagttcATGCTAagcttaaaaaagaaattgag GTGCAGAATAAAAGATATAATGCTATTCTAAAACGTTTGCATTGCCAACTGAACAAACTCCATTCAAATAAAAGACAATGGCAGTGGAACATTCGGCAGTTGGAGAAGAAGGCGGCAGAACTAAGGAAGTGTCTTGGGGTAGTGGAGTTACAAAGTAGTGTATAA